A genome region from Ottowia testudinis includes the following:
- the gcvP gene encoding aminomethyl-transferring glycine dehydrogenase → MSNVPTLANLENPGEFIARHIGLTPEDEQKMLAVIGEKSRQSLIDSIVPRSIARTSTMELPPAISEADALSELKQIASKNQLLKSFIGQGYYGCHTPGVILRNVLENPAWYTAYTPYQAEISQGRMEALVNFQTMVTDLTGMDIANASMLDEATAAAEAMTLARRSVKAKGNTIVVSGNAHPQTIEVIQTRAAPLGLMVKLANSREEWDAAIAADDYFAALIQYPCSSGWLADWSAESDKIHAKQAAVIMATDLLALTLLKSPGEMGADIVVGSTQRFGMPMGAGGPHAAFMACKDDFKRSLPGRLVGASVDVHGKPAYRLALQTREQHIRREKATSNICTAQVLPAVVASMYAVYHGPEGLKRIAERTTRLASIFTAGMKALGFTAMHHDSGFDTVSFKTDDATDKIAARAVQMGANLRKAWNDYLCVSFDETSTRADVELLWQIFGDGKALPDFAALEASAPTLIPAALRRTTPFMTHPVFNSHHSETGMLRYIRQLSDKDLALDRGMIPLGSCTMKLNATSEMIPITWPEFAHVHPFAPTDQLAGYAELDQQLRAWLSAITGYADVSLQPNAGSQGEYAGLLAIKAWHAAQGQPERDVCLIPSSAHGTNPASAQMVGMKVVVTKCDDNGNVDLADLKAKCEQHSAKLACIMITYPSTHGVFETQVKEVCQLVHQHGGRVYLDGANMNAMVGVAAPGEFGGDVSHLNLHKTFCIPHGGGGPGVGPVCVVEDLVPYLPGHQTGGDARKIGAISAAPYGNAAVLPISWMYIRMMGAGGLTHATEAAILSANYISKRLKDHYPTLYASANGHVAHECILDLRELKDSSGVMAEDVAKRLADYGFHAPTLSFPVANTLMVEPTESEPLAEIDRFIDAMIAIRQEIRRVEKGEWPQDDNPLKNAPHTADALLALDWPHPYPRDVGGAMAGRPAGSVKYWPPVGRVDNVYGDRNLFCSCTPVEPLAGATA, encoded by the coding sequence ATGTCCAACGTCCCTACCCTCGCCAACCTGGAGAATCCGGGCGAATTCATCGCCCGCCACATCGGCCTGACGCCTGAGGACGAGCAAAAAATGCTCGCCGTCATCGGCGAGAAATCACGCCAGTCGCTGATCGACTCCATCGTGCCGCGCAGCATCGCGCGCACCTCGACCATGGAGTTGCCGCCTGCCATCAGCGAGGCCGATGCGCTATCAGAGTTGAAGCAGATCGCCAGCAAGAACCAGCTGTTGAAAAGCTTCATCGGCCAGGGCTATTACGGTTGCCACACACCCGGCGTCATCCTGCGCAACGTACTGGAAAACCCCGCCTGGTACACCGCCTACACGCCCTACCAGGCCGAGATCAGCCAGGGCCGCATGGAGGCGCTGGTCAACTTTCAGACCATGGTCACCGACCTGACCGGCATGGACATCGCCAACGCCTCGATGCTGGACGAGGCCACAGCTGCGGCCGAAGCGATGACACTGGCGCGCCGCTCGGTCAAGGCCAAGGGCAACACCATTGTGGTCAGCGGCAACGCGCACCCGCAGACCATCGAAGTGATCCAGACCCGCGCCGCGCCGCTGGGCCTTATGGTAAAGCTGGCCAATTCGCGCGAAGAATGGGATGCGGCGATTGCCGCCGACGACTACTTCGCCGCCCTCATCCAATACCCGTGCAGCAGCGGCTGGCTGGCCGACTGGAGCGCCGAGTCGGACAAGATTCACGCCAAGCAGGCCGCCGTCATCATGGCCACCGATTTGCTGGCGCTTACGCTGCTCAAATCCCCCGGCGAGATGGGCGCCGACATCGTCGTCGGCAGCACGCAGCGCTTTGGCATGCCGATGGGCGCGGGCGGCCCGCACGCGGCCTTTATGGCCTGCAAGGACGACTTCAAGCGCTCGCTGCCCGGCCGCTTGGTGGGCGCCAGCGTCGACGTGCACGGCAAGCCAGCCTACCGACTGGCGCTGCAAACGCGTGAGCAACACATCCGCCGCGAAAAAGCCACCAGCAACATCTGCACCGCGCAGGTGCTGCCGGCGGTGGTCGCCAGCATGTACGCCGTCTACCACGGCCCTGAAGGGTTGAAGCGCATTGCCGAGCGCACCACGCGGCTGGCCAGCATCTTCACCGCCGGCATGAAGGCGCTGGGCTTCACCGCCATGCACCACGATTCGGGCTTTGACACCGTCAGCTTCAAGACCGACGATGCTACCGATAAGATAGCTGCCCGCGCCGTGCAGATGGGTGCCAACCTGCGAAAAGCCTGGAACGACTACCTGTGCGTGTCGTTCGACGAAACCAGCACGCGCGCCGACGTCGAGCTGCTGTGGCAGATTTTCGGCGACGGCAAGGCCCTGCCCGACTTCGCCGCGCTGGAGGCCTCCGCGCCCACGCTCATCCCCGCCGCGCTGCGCCGCACCACGCCCTTCATGACGCACCCGGTGTTCAACAGCCACCACTCCGAAACCGGCATGCTGCGCTACATCCGCCAGTTGTCCGACAAGGATCTGGCGCTTGATCGGGGCATGATCCCGCTGGGCAGCTGCACCATGAAGCTGAACGCCACCAGCGAGATGATCCCCATCACCTGGCCTGAATTCGCCCATGTGCACCCGTTCGCGCCGACCGACCAGTTGGCCGGCTATGCCGAGCTCGACCAGCAACTGCGCGCGTGGCTCTCGGCCATCACCGGCTACGCCGACGTCAGCCTGCAACCCAACGCCGGCAGCCAGGGCGAATACGCCGGCCTGCTCGCCATCAAGGCCTGGCACGCCGCGCAGGGGCAGCCTGAGCGCGATGTCTGCCTGATCCCCAGTAGCGCGCACGGCACCAACCCCGCCAGCGCGCAAATGGTTGGCATGAAGGTCGTCGTTACCAAGTGCGACGACAACGGCAACGTCGATCTGGCCGACCTCAAGGCCAAGTGCGAGCAGCATTCGGCCAAGCTCGCCTGCATCATGATCACCTACCCCAGCACGCACGGCGTGTTTGAGACGCAGGTCAAGGAAGTCTGCCAGCTGGTGCACCAGCACGGCGGCCGCGTGTACCTGGACGGTGCCAACATGAACGCCATGGTCGGCGTGGCCGCGCCGGGCGAATTCGGTGGCGACGTGAGCCACCTGAACCTGCACAAGACCTTCTGCATCCCCCACGGCGGCGGCGGGCCGGGCGTGGGGCCAGTGTGCGTGGTGGAAGACCTGGTGCCGTACCTGCCCGGCCACCAGACTGGCGGCGATGCTCGCAAAATCGGAGCCATCAGCGCGGCGCCCTACGGCAACGCGGCGGTGCTGCCGATCAGCTGGATGTACATCCGCATGATGGGCGCCGGCGGCCTGACGCACGCCACCGAGGCGGCGATCCTCAGCGCCAACTACATCAGCAAGCGCCTGAAAGACCACTACCCCACGCTCTACGCCAGCGCCAACGGCCACGTCGCGCACGAATGCATTCTGGACTTGCGCGAGTTGAAAGACTCCAGCGGCGTGATGGCCGAAGACGTCGCCAAGCGCCTGGCCGACTACGGTTTTCACGCGCCCACGCTGAGCTTTCCCGTCGCCAACACGCTGATGGTCGAGCCGACCGAGAGCGAGCCGCTGGCCGAAATCGACCGCTTCATCGACGCCATGATCGCTATTCGGCAGGAGATTCGCCGCGTTGAAAAAGGCGAGTGGCCGCAAGACGACAACCCGCTGAAGAACGCCCCACACACCGCCGACGCCCTGCTCGCGCTCGACTGGCCGCACCCCTATCCGCGCGATGTGGGCGGCGCCATGGCCGGCCGCCCGGCCGGCAGCGTGAAGTACTGGCCGCCGGTGGGCCGTGTCGACAACGTGTATGGCGACCGTAACCTTTTTTGTTCCTGCACTCCGGTGGAACCCTTGGCGGGCGCCACAGCGTGA
- the gcvH gene encoding glycine cleavage system protein GcvH, producing MKYTEDHEWINVAGDIATVGITQHAQDALGDVVFVELPEVGKTYAQKDTAGVVESVKAAADVYMPVSGEVVEVNQALVDEPSLANSDPMGAGWFFKVKLAKPDEVAALMDEAAYNAFAA from the coding sequence ATGAAATACACCGAAGACCACGAATGGATCAATGTCGCAGGCGACATCGCCACCGTCGGCATCACGCAGCACGCGCAGGATGCGCTGGGCGACGTGGTGTTTGTCGAACTGCCCGAAGTCGGCAAGACCTACGCGCAAAAAGACACCGCCGGTGTGGTCGAGAGCGTGAAAGCCGCTGCCGACGTGTACATGCCCGTCAGCGGCGAAGTCGTAGAAGTGAACCAGGCGCTGGTGGATGAGCCGAGCCTGGCCAACAGCGACCCGATGGGCGCCGGCTGGTTCTTCAAGGTCAAGTTGGCCAAGCCCGATGAAGTCGCCGCGCTGATGGACGAAGCCGCGTACAACGCCTTCGCAGCCTGA
- the gcvT gene encoding glycine cleavage system aminomethyltransferase GcvT, with the protein MSAADTELQKTPLHDLHVELGARMVPFAGYSMPVQYPAGLIAEHRQTRESAGLFDVSHMGQLKLVGADAAAAFESVMPVDVMSLGVDKQRYGLLLTDEGTIIDDLMFVNWGNPADTIGESRPRASGEREGPQLFVIVNGACKAGDIVHLQGKIGDRCQVLPMPERALLALQGPKAVDALQRLVSGVEKLVFMTGGTFAWNGTDLYITRSGYTGEDGFEISIHGSQAEAFARELLAQPEVQPIGLGARNSLRLEAGLCLYGNDIDTTTTPVEAGLNWAMQKVRRTGGERAGGFPGADVVLAQLDGSQPVTRKRVALITTERVPVRDQTELRDATGQRVGDVTSGLLGPSIAQPIAMGYVAPEFSAVGTLLHAIVRGKPVPMTVVNMPFLPPKYRRAI; encoded by the coding sequence ATGTCCGCTGCCGACACCGAACTTCAGAAAACCCCGTTGCACGACCTGCACGTCGAACTGGGCGCGCGCATGGTGCCGTTTGCTGGCTATTCGATGCCGGTGCAATACCCCGCTGGCCTGATCGCCGAGCACAGGCAGACGCGCGAATCTGCCGGCTTGTTTGACGTCTCGCACATGGGTCAGCTCAAGCTGGTAGGTGCTGATGCTGCGGCGGCGTTCGAGAGCGTGATGCCGGTGGACGTGATGAGTCTGGGCGTGGACAAGCAGCGCTACGGCCTGCTGCTGACCGACGAGGGCACCATCATTGACGACCTGATGTTCGTCAACTGGGGCAACCCTGCCGACACCATCGGCGAGAGCCGGCCCCGCGCATCGGGCGAGCGTGAAGGCCCGCAATTGTTCGTGATCGTCAACGGTGCCTGCAAGGCGGGCGATATCGTGCACCTGCAAGGCAAGATCGGCGACCGTTGTCAGGTCCTGCCCATGCCTGAGCGCGCGCTGCTCGCGCTGCAAGGCCCCAAGGCCGTCGACGCGCTTCAGCGCTTGGTCTCAGGTGTCGAAAAGCTCGTGTTCATGACCGGGGGCACCTTTGCCTGGAACGGCACCGACCTCTACATCACCCGCAGCGGCTACACCGGCGAAGATGGCTTCGAGATCTCCATCCACGGCTCGCAAGCCGAAGCCTTCGCGCGCGAGTTGCTGGCACAGCCTGAGGTTCAACCCATTGGCCTGGGTGCGCGCAACAGCCTGCGACTCGAAGCCGGGCTGTGTCTGTACGGCAACGACATCGACACCACCACGACGCCCGTTGAGGCGGGTCTGAACTGGGCCATGCAGAAGGTGCGCCGCACCGGGGGCGAGCGCGCGGGCGGCTTTCCCGGCGCCGACGTGGTGCTGGCGCAGTTGGACGGCAGCCAGCCCGTCACGCGCAAGCGCGTCGCGCTGATCACGACTGAGCGCGTGCCCGTGCGCGATCAAACTGAGCTGCGAGACGCCACTGGCCAGCGGGTCGGTGACGTCACCAGCGGCCTGCTCGGCCCCAGCATCGCACAACCCATCGCTATGGGATACGTCGCGCCCGAATTTTCTGCCGTCGGCACACTTTTACACGCCATCGTGCGCGGCAAGCCCGTGCCGATGACGGTAGTGAACATGCCCTTTCTCCCGCCAAAATACCGCCGGGCGATCTGA
- a CDS encoding TRAP transporter large permease: protein MTSAMLITMILGFALSVSVAVSIGLAAIVGIQVTNANMLISAKEIFNSINKFPLAAVPFFILAGNLMETGGISRRLVEFAKSIVGGVQGGLPMTCVLTCMIFAAVSGSSVATTFAIGAILIPALIKHGYPTSYAAALQATSAELGVIIPPSIPMILYGVSAEVSIGELFIAGFGPGILISGALMLFVWVWCKWKGWGKNDGEGRLRVLPATRQAFWALLMPVIILGGIYGGIFTPTEASAIAVVYALVVGMLIYREIGLQDVFPVLRRSVISSAVIMFIIANAGLFAFLITRAGVPEAIGHWLEQVLQSPAMFLLGVNAALFIIGMFIETSAAIIVLAPILAPVAAHFGIDPVHFGLIMVVNLALGMITPPFGVNLFAACTVARISLDKIIRHLLPFVAVILVCLMVITYVPVLSLGLRDLVYR, encoded by the coding sequence ATGACCAGTGCCATGCTCATCACGATGATCCTGGGCTTTGCGCTCAGTGTCTCGGTCGCCGTCTCCATTGGCCTGGCAGCGATCGTCGGCATTCAGGTCACCAACGCCAACATGCTGATCTCGGCCAAGGAGATCTTCAACTCGATCAACAAGTTTCCGCTGGCGGCCGTGCCCTTCTTCATCCTGGCCGGCAACCTGATGGAAACAGGCGGCATCTCGCGCCGGCTGGTGGAGTTCGCCAAGAGCATCGTCGGCGGCGTGCAGGGCGGTCTGCCGATGACCTGCGTGCTGACGTGCATGATCTTCGCGGCCGTGTCGGGCTCGTCGGTGGCCACCACGTTCGCCATTGGCGCCATCCTGATCCCGGCGCTGATCAAGCACGGCTACCCCACCAGCTACGCGGCGGCGCTGCAGGCCACCAGCGCCGAGCTGGGCGTGATCATTCCGCCCTCGATCCCGATGATTCTGTACGGCGTGTCGGCCGAGGTGTCGATCGGCGAGCTGTTCATCGCCGGCTTCGGCCCGGGCATCCTGATCAGCGGCGCGCTGATGCTGTTCGTGTGGGTCTGGTGCAAATGGAAGGGCTGGGGCAAGAACGACGGCGAAGGCCGCCTGCGCGTGCTGCCGGCCACCCGGCAGGCGTTCTGGGCGCTGCTGATGCCGGTCATCATTCTGGGCGGCATCTACGGCGGCATCTTCACGCCGACCGAGGCCTCGGCCATTGCCGTGGTCTACGCGCTGGTAGTCGGCATGCTGATCTACCGCGAGATCGGCCTCCAGGACGTGTTTCCGGTGCTGCGCCGCTCGGTCATATCGTCTGCGGTGATCATGTTCATCATCGCCAACGCGGGGCTGTTCGCCTTTCTCATCACGCGCGCGGGCGTGCCAGAGGCCATCGGCCACTGGCTGGAGCAGGTGCTGCAAAGCCCCGCCATGTTCCTGCTCGGCGTGAATGCGGCGCTGTTCATCATCGGCATGTTCATCGAAACCAGCGCCGCCATCATCGTGCTGGCACCCATCCTGGCGCCGGTGGCGGCGCACTTCGGCATCGACCCGGTGCACTTCGGGCTGATCATGGTGGTGAACCTGGCGCTGGGCATGATCACGCCGCCCTTCGGCGTGAACCTGTTCGCGGCCTGCACGGTGGCGCGCATCTCGCTTGACAAGATCATCCGGCACCTGCTGCCCTTCGTCGCCGTGATCCTGGTCTGCCTGATGGTGATCACGTATGTGCCGGTGCTGTCGCTCGGCTTGCGCGACCTCGTTTACAGGTAA
- a CDS encoding TRAP transporter small permease — translation MKALFLHLESWTTRIAMLLACLMLAVASGLAVFQVITRFVLEQPAEWTEVLIRFSLIWMVFMGIPMAFRQGAMVSVDALYRAVPTHFKRILDMVVALAALTLMLLILWWGYDYAVRGRVQTMAGLESLSMFWAYVAMPVGAVFSVIAIVANYLDPRRMELETAQ, via the coding sequence ATGAAGGCCTTGTTCCTCCACCTTGAAAGCTGGACCACGCGCATCGCCATGCTGCTGGCCTGCCTGATGCTGGCCGTGGCCTCGGGCCTGGCGGTGTTCCAGGTCATCACCCGCTTCGTGCTCGAGCAACCCGCCGAGTGGACCGAGGTGCTGATCCGCTTCAGCCTGATCTGGATGGTGTTCATGGGCATCCCCATGGCCTTTCGCCAGGGCGCGATGGTGAGCGTGGACGCGCTCTACCGCGCCGTGCCGACGCACTTCAAGCGCATCCTCGACATGGTGGTGGCGCTGGCCGCGCTGACGCTGATGCTGCTGATCCTGTGGTGGGGCTACGACTACGCCGTGCGCGGCCGTGTGCAGACCATGGCGGGGCTGGAATCGCTGTCGATGTTCTGGGCCTATGTGGCGATGCCGGTGGGCGCGGTGTTCTCGGTCATCGCCATCGTGGCCAACTACCTCGACCCGCGCCGCATGGAGCTGGAGACCGCGCAATGA
- a CDS encoding TRAP transporter substrate-binding protein: MKLHQLALGFGLAFGLVAGAAAQTTMRISISVAQNSHQGVAIDTFAKEVEKRTGGRYKVQTFYSGALGGERESIEAVQLGTQELAFSSSGPVPNFVPETKILDVPFLFRDKAHARAVLDGPIGQELLAKFEPKGFKALAWAENGFRHMTNSKRSVNSPDDLKGLKMRTMENPVHIAAYKAFGIITTPMAFPEVFTALQQGTVDGQENPLPVIISAKFDQVQKHLSLTGHVYSPAIFVMNKAAFDKLSAADKQAFIDAAKEGTKANRARVDEDDAKGVADLRGKGMTVIDNVDKAKFAAALTGVNAQFEKDFGKANLDRIRNFK; the protein is encoded by the coding sequence ATGAAGTTGCACCAACTCGCCCTCGGTTTCGGCCTGGCGTTCGGCCTGGTGGCTGGCGCCGCCGCGCAGACCACGATGCGCATCAGCATCTCGGTGGCGCAGAACTCGCACCAGGGCGTGGCCATCGACACCTTTGCCAAAGAAGTCGAAAAACGCACCGGCGGACGCTACAAGGTCCAGACCTTCTACAGCGGCGCCTTGGGCGGCGAGCGTGAGTCGATCGAGGCGGTGCAGCTGGGCACGCAAGAGCTGGCCTTCAGCTCCAGCGGCCCGGTGCCCAACTTCGTTCCCGAGACCAAGATCCTCGACGTGCCCTTCCTGTTCCGCGACAAGGCGCACGCGCGCGCTGTGCTCGACGGCCCGATCGGGCAGGAGCTGCTGGCCAAGTTCGAGCCCAAGGGCTTCAAGGCCCTGGCCTGGGCCGAGAACGGCTTTCGCCACATGACCAACAGCAAGCGCTCGGTCAACAGCCCTGACGATTTGAAGGGCCTGAAGATGCGCACCATGGAGAACCCGGTGCACATCGCCGCCTACAAGGCCTTCGGCATCATCACCACGCCGATGGCCTTCCCGGAAGTGTTCACGGCGCTGCAGCAAGGCACGGTGGACGGGCAGGAGAACCCGCTGCCCGTCATCATCTCTGCCAAGTTCGACCAGGTGCAAAAGCACTTGTCGCTGACGGGCCACGTGTATTCGCCCGCCATCTTCGTGATGAACAAGGCCGCGTTCGACAAGCTCTCCGCCGCCGACAAGCAGGCCTTCATCGACGCCGCCAAGGAAGGCACCAAGGCCAACCGCGCGCGCGTGGACGAGGACGATGCCAAGGGCGTGGCCGACCTGCGCGGCAAGGGCATGACGGTGATCGACAACGTGGACAAGGCCAAGTTCGCCGCCGCGCTGACCGGCGTGAACGCCCAGTTCGAGAAAGACTTCGGCAAGGCCAACCTGGACCGCATCCGCAACTTCAAGTGA